A window from Vanessa atalanta chromosome 18, ilVanAtal1.2, whole genome shotgun sequence encodes these proteins:
- the LOC125070894 gene encoding L-threonine ammonia-lyase-like: MENDVEFDEFCDPNNPRKIKYDDILAASRRIVGTIVKTPCTRAHMSDKLDMDIYLKQEFMQYTGCFKERGVRNTLLLLSEEQKKIGVISASTGNHGLSMSYHTTQLGIPCIVVMPTRAPITKLTKCQSFGAKTLLHGENMAESKHYAMSLSKEKKLYYVNGYDHPNVIEGQGTIGIEILEQVPEVDAVLVPVGGGSLLTGIAIAIKHLKPDTEIYGIQTEKTYSMVEALKRNERVRITIDSTIADGLAVNLAGVNTFHNLKTGIVDKMVIVKEDWVARAIMHLVEEERYVVEGSAAVTIASIMAGLFPNLKGKKVVCVLSGGNIDTTTLARALERGMAAEGRLVKFKVTVSDRPGGMAELCGLLANLGVTLRDCIPERAWVKGDVFSVEMKVIAETRGWDHTKELIELIKRKYKDCFFPEANEKSDKGPGARRGPCLAPNPVCMQK, from the exons atggAAAAT GATGTGGAGTTTGATGAATTTTGCGATCCTAACAAtcctagaaaaataaaatatgatgataTTTTGGCTGCTTCGCGTCGCATTGTGGGGACTATTGTCAAAACACCTTGCacg agAGCTCACATGTCAGATAAACTAGAtatggatatatatttaaaacaggaGTTTATGCAGTATACAGGCTG TTTCAAGGAACGTGGTGTTCGGAATACATTGCTATTATTATCGGAAGAACAGAAAAAGATTGGTGTGATATCAGCATCAACTGGTAATCATGGGTTATCTATGAGTTACCATACTACACAGCTTGGTATACCTTGCATCGTCGTAATGCCAACTCGAGCACCAATAACCAAACTCACAAAATGTCAATCTTTCGGTGCCAAAACACTGTTACATGGTGAGAACATGGCTGAATCTAAACATTATGCTATGTCTTTATCCAAAgagaaaaagttatattatgtcAATGG ATACGATCATCCTAATGTTATCGAAGGACAAGGAACTATTGGAATTGAAATTTTAGAACAAGTCCCAGAGGTAGATGCTGTTTTAGTACCTGTGGGTGGTGGCAGCCTTTTGACTGGCATTGCTATTGCTATAAAACATCTTAAGCCCGATACCGAAATTTAT GGTATACAAACCGAAAAAACATATAGTATGGTAGAGGCACTCAAGAGAAACGAAAGAGTAAGAATAACCATAGACTCCACAATAGCTGATGGCCTCGCAGTAAATTTGGCAGGAGTAAACACATTTCATAATTTGAAAACCGGAATTGTGGATAAAATG GTAATCGTTAAAGAAGATTGGGTGGCACGTGCCATAATGCACTTAGTCGAAGAAGAAAGGTACGTCGTAGAAGGCTCTGCAGCGGTTACCATAGCGAGTATAATGGCAGGCCTCTTCCCCAATCTTAAGGGTAAAAA AGTGGTATGTGTATTATCGGGTGGTAATATCGATACAACGACACTTGCTCGGGCTCTGGAGAGAGGTATGGCGGCGGAGGGGAGACTGGTCAAGTTTAAGGTGACGGTAAGCGACCGGCCAGGAGGTATGGCTGAACTGTGCGGGTTGTTGGCCAATCTCGGTGTTACGCTGCGGGACTGCATTCCTGAACGCGCATGGGTTAAGGGTGATGTTTTTAGCGTGGAG ATGAAAGTAATAGCAGAGACAAGAGGGTGGGATCATACTAAAGAGTTAATCGAGTTAATTAAGCGAAAATACAAAGATTGCTTTTTCCCTGAAGCAAATGAGAAGTCAGACAAAGGTCCAGGAGCCAGGCGTGGTCCCTGCCTAGCGCCAAATCCAGTGTGCATGCAGAAATAA